GCCGACGCCCTGAATCCCTACCTCCTGTGGCGGTCGGCCCTGGACTTCGGCGGGGAGAAGCTCACACCCGCCGAGGTCGTCCGCCGCAACATGGCCGTGCTCCAGAAGGGCATCGAGAAGGTCATGTCCACCATGGGCATCCACGAGCTCTGCGGCTACGGGCGGATCTTCTCCTCCATCGGGCTGGCCCCGGAACTCGCCCGCATCATGCAGATGCCCAACTTCTGCCCCTCGGAGGAGGTCGGCCTGGGATTCGCCCGGATGGAGGCGGCGGCGCGGCGCCGGCTGGAACGCGCCGGGGCGCCGGAGCCGACGCCCGTCTACGCCGAGCCCGCCCGGAACCCCCGGGTGGGCCGGGTGCTCCGCAGCGTGGCCCTCGGCAAGAAGGGCTACCTCGAGATGGCGGAGGAGCTGGCGCGGATCGAGGAGGAGGTCCCCACCGGCCTCCGCCACGTGCTCCGGGTGAAGACGGTGCCCGAGGATCAAGCGGTCCCCATGGACGAGGTGGACATCTCCGTGGGCCGCCACGACATGCCCATGGTGATCGCGGCCATGTCCTTCGGCTCCCAGGGGGAGAACTCCTTCCGGGCCTACGCCGAGGCCGCCAAGAAGGTCAACATCATCTGCATGAACGGCGAGGGGGGCGAGATCCCCGACATGCTCGGCCGGTATCGGCACAACCGCGGCCAGCAGATCGCCTCGGGCCGGTTCGGGGTCTTCATGGGGCTGCTCAACTCCGCCGACTACCTCGAGATCAAGATCGGCCAGGGCGCCAAGCCCGGAGAGGGCGGGCACCTGCCCGGCACCAAGGTCTCCGAGATGGTGGCCCGGGCCCGGCACTGCAAGCCGGGCATCACCCTCATCTCCCCCTCCAACCACCACGACATCTACTCCATCGAGGACCTCGCCCAGATCATCACCGAGCTCAAGACCGCCAATCCCGGCGCCAAGGTCTCCGTCAAGATCCCGGTGACCAGCGGTGTCGGCACCATCGCCGTGGGGATCGCCAAGGCCGGGGCCGACATCGTCAACCTGAGCGGGTTCGAGGGCGGCACCGGGGCGGCCCGCGAGCACGCCAAGCGGTTCGTGGGGCTGCCCGGGGAGGTGGGGGTCAGCGAGGCCCACCGCAGCCTGGTGGAGTCCGGCCTTCGCGACAAGGTGGAACTCTGGGTGGACGGCGGCATCCGGAGCGGGCACGAGGTCCTGCGCATGATCCTCCTCGGCGCCGACCGCGTGGGCCTCGGGACCGTGGCCCTCATGGGGGTGGGCTGCATCAGCTGCCGGCGGTGCCACCTCGACCGGTGCCCCCGGGGCATCTCGACCCAGCTCCGGAGCCGGGAGGAGGCCGAGGCCAAGGGAGTCAAGGGCTTCAGCCCCCGGGTGGTGGACGTGGAGGCCGAGAACCTGGCCCGGCTCCTCCGGGCCATCGGGGACGAGATCCGCTGGTGGATGGGCCGGATGGGCCAGCGGCGGCTCCGTGACCTCGTGGGCCGGACGGACCTCCTGGAGCAGTACCGGATGGCCGACCGGGTGGACGCGGCCGGCATCCTGCGCCGGCCCGGTCCCGCCTGCCAGCCGGAGGAATGCCTCCGCCCGGGCGCCGCGCGCCGCCCCCTGAATCACCTCACCCGCCTGATCTCCGACATCGCCATGGAGCGCTTCCGCCGCGGCGAAACCGAGGTGGTCTACACCGACGAGGGGGTGCGGAGCACCGACCGGGCCGTGGGGACCTACCTCGCCGGGGCCATGGAACGCGAGTTCGGCCATCCCCCGGGACGCCGGGCCCGGCTGTGGCTGAGTGCCTCCGTGCCGGGCAACGGGCTCTGCGCCTTCAACACCGAGGGGGTGGACGCGGTGGTGGAGGGCGGGGCCCAGGACGGTCCGGTCAAGGGGAGCTTCGGCGGGACGTTGGCCATCCTGAAGGGGTGCAACCTGCTCGGGGAACGCGTGGACGGCTCCACCGGCAAGAGCCATGCCTACGGCGCCATCTCCGGCCTCTCCATCGTCCAGAACATGGCCGATTCCCGGGCCTGCATCCGCATGTCCGGGGCCGACGCGGTCTTCGGCGCCCGGATCACCGAGCCCGTGCGCGACGGGGAGGGCAACATCGCCAGCCGCGCCCACCTCAAGGGCTTCGCCTTCGAGTACATGACCGGCGGCAGGGCCGTGGTCCTGGGGGATCCCGGTCCCTGGATGTGCGCCGGCATGACCGGCGGGGTGATCTACCAGTGCCTCTACCCCGAGTTCGGCTTCGACCGGGCGGCGCTCCAGCGCCGGCTCGCCCGCGGTGCCAACGTGGCCATCCGGGCCATGGACGCGGCGGGTCTGGCCGACGTCCGGGAGCTGCTCGGCCGCTACATCGAGGTGCTGGAGGGGAGTTTCCAGGTGGAGGAGGCGGCCGCGGTCCGGGCGCTGCTCAAGGCGGCCCGCCGCCGCTTCGTCCGGGTGGTGCCCAAGGCCTTGCGGCCCCCGTCCGCGGAGTAGGCGCCCCTGCTTGACCCCGGACCCGCCCGGCCGCATAATCGGTTCGTCGAGGCGTTGCCGCGCCGGGGAGGTGGCCATGACGAGGCGGATCGTTTTCGGACTCCTGGGGCTCGTCTCCTTCGTGATCGGCATGACAGGCGCCGCCGGCGCCGGGGCCGACTGGGCCGACCGGTCCTATTTCGCCGGACAGCTCGGGGCCTTCGTGCCCGGCGACGATCTCGACGACGCCGATCTCCACACCCGCACGGCCTTTCTCCTTTCCTACGGCTACCACCTCACCCCGACACTCTCCGTGGAGGGTGCGGCGGGATACGCCGCGGCCCACGGCGACCATTCCCGCTTCTACCCCGTGGTGGGCTACACGGATGTCGACATGAACCTCGCCGTGCTGCCCCTCACCGTCTCCCTCGTGGGGCACCTTCCCCTCGGCCGCCTGGAGCTCGAAGGCGGCGGCGGCGTGGGGCTCTACTACGCCTACTTCGACGGCGACCTGGACAACTTCTGGTGGGACCATCGCACCTTCAACGACAGCGACTTCGTCACCGGCGTCCACCTGGAGGCCGCCGTCACCTATCGTTTTGCGAGCCGGTTCTCCGCCGGGATTTCGGCCCGGAGATGGTGGACCCAGGAGGCGGGCTTCCACGACTCGGTCCACGGCGTGGCCGTGCGGCTCGACGCCAACCTGGACGGCTGGGTCGTGGGCGGCCGAATCGGCTTCCAATTCTGAACCGTTCCAGCCGCCGACGGCTTGCCAGCCGGCATCCCGTCGGCTAAATTCCATCTTGTATCATTTCTTGAGCCCTCCGGGCCCGAGTGGTAGATCCTTCCCTTTCAAGGATTCGTTCCAAAGATTCGATAGAGGGAAGGAGGCAACGGGTCCTTCTCGCTCGGCCCGCCGTGCTTGGGTGGGCGTCCCGGGCCGGCGGCCGCACCGCCGGCGCCAGGAACGGGATCCCCCGGGTTCCGCCGACCAGACCGCCGGGCGCGTCCACGGGTCGCGCCTTCCAGATTTTTTGGAGGTTTACGTGAAAAGGCTGTCACTTCTCCTGACTTTCTTCCTCGTCCTGTGCACCGCGCCGGCCCGGGCGGCCGCGCCCACCCTGGAGGCCGGCCTTCAGGACCTGGCCGCCCAGATCGTCGGGGGCGCCAAGGCCCGCAAGGCGCGGACCCTGGCCGTGATGCCCTTCCCCGACACCGACGGGACCTACACCGAGCTCAGCCACTACCTCGCCGACGAGCTGGTCCTCAAGCTCTTCAACGTCCCCGGCGCCAACATGGAGGTCATCGTCCGGTCCCAGCTCACCAACATGTTCAAGGAACTCGGGGCCGACCTCTTGGCCCCCGTATCCCGCGAGACCGCCCGGGCCCTCGGGGCCCGTTTCGGCGTCGGTCTCCTGGTGACCGGTTCGTATACGCCGCTCCCGAGCCAGATGCGTGTCATCGCCAAGGTCGTGGACACCCGGAGCGGCAACGTGGTCTATGCCGCCGGGACCACGCTTCCCATGAGCGCCGCCCTGGCGGCCCTCGGGAAGCGGCGTCTCGGCGCCGCCCCGCCCCCCCGTCCCGCGCCGGCGGCGCGGAAGGCCCCGGCCCCGAAGCCGGGCATCCGCCCCGGGCAGGTGCTCTTCGCCCTCGACCTCGACAAGTACGAGAAGGGGCAGCGCCTTTCCGCCTTCAGCAAGACCGCCGTCGTCCTCAAGAAGCAGGGGGCCCTGGTGGCGGTCATGCCCGCCGGCTGGGACGACCTGGTCTTCCGCAACGTGCGCTTCACCCCGGGCTTCCGGCTCTCCTTCGACGTCTGGATGGGCTGCCAGGACGGGATCAAGATCCGCTTCCTGGAAAGGGGCGGCAAGCGCGTCCACGAGCTCTTCTTCGACAACGCCGCCGACGTCCTCGTCTTCCCCACGGGGGCCAAGGCCAAGTTCCACCTCTTCGGCAACCGGTGCGACAAGGAGCGCTTCAAGTGGGCCGCCATGGAGGTGGTCTACTCGGCGGGGCTCATGCAGGTCTTCATCCAGAAGGAGGGAGAGGCCCGGCGGCCCATGGGCCAGGCCAAGGTGGACCTCGGAAAGCCCGACGGCTTCGCCCTGTCCTTCGAGTCGGCCACCCACGAGTACGAGAAGGGCCGTTATTCCACCTTCGTGAAGAATATCAAGCTCACGGCGCTCTAAGGCGCCGCGGGCCGGAGGACGGTCGGGGCCGCCGGGGAAGATGCCCGGCGGCCCCGTTTTTTGTGGTATCGCCGGAGCCCGCCGGCTGCGGCGTTGGCGCCAGCGCCTCGCTGCAAGGCGGGCCCGCCGGGGGTTTACACGTCCCCCCGGCGGTTGCATAGTGGCGGGAAGGGGCGCTCCCGGCGCCCACCATCGGAGACGGACCCCGCGCATGGACGAGCACGCACACTGCCGCTCGGGCGGCCACGACCACGGGCCGGGGGGCTATCGGCATCTCGAACGGCGGAAGCTCCTCTGGTCCCTGGCCGTCACCCTGGTGGTCATGGCCGCCGAGGTGGCCGGCGGTATCCTCGTCCACAGCCTGGCCCTGGTGAGCGACGCGGGGCACATGTTCACCCACGTCTTCGCCCTGGGGATCGCGCTCGTGGCCATCGTGGCGGCCAACCGCTCTCCCTGCCACCACCGCACCTTCGGCCTCGTCCGGGCCGAGATCCTCGCCGCCTTCGTCAACGCCATCTTTCTCCTCCTGGCCGCCCTCGCCATCATCTACGAGGCGGTCCTCCGGTTCCTCCACCCGGAGCCCATCCTGACCCTCCCCATGCTGGCCGTGGCGCTCCTCGGCCTCCTGGCCAACGTGATCAGCATCCTCATCCTCCACGGCAGTGACCGGCGCGACATGAACATCCGCGGGGTGGTCTTCCACATGCTGGCCGACGCCATCTCGTCCGTGGCCATCGTGGCGGGGGCGGTGGTGATCCACTTCACCGGATGGGTCGCCATCGACCCGGTGCTGAGCGTGGGGATCTCCCTCCTGATCCTGGCCTGGGGATGGGGGCTGCTGCGCGACTCGGGCCGCATCCTCCTCCAGGAGGCCCCGGCGGGCATCGATTCCGAAAAGGTGGCCCGGGAGATCCTCCGGGCCTTCCCGGAGGTGGAGGAGATCGACGCGGGCCGGCTGTGGGCCCTCACCGTGGACCGGCTCATCTACACGGCCCACGTCACCCTGGCCGAGGGGGCGGCCCCCGATCTCCTCGACCGCATCGCGGCCCACCTCCACGACCGGTTCAACGTGGTGGAGACCACGCTCCAGGAGCGGCGGCGCTAGGGGGAGGCCTCGGCGCCGGCCTGGGGCTCCTGCCGGCAGCCGAGCCCGGCGGCGAGGTTCCGAAGGTTGCGGCGGAGGAGGTCGAGGAAGGTGACGCCGGCGCGGATGTCCGCCCGGTCCAGGGCGACCCCGGGGGTCAGGGGGAGGGCCTTCACCCCGGCCTCCCGGGCCAGGGCCCGGGCCAGCCGGTCGCCTTCGCCGGGCTCGTAGAAGACGGCCGCCACCCCCCGCCGCCGGGCCAGCCCGGCCAGCTCCGCCATGCGGCGCGGAGAGGGCCGGGCATCCGGGCTCCGGCCCGTGAGCGCCTGCTGCTCCAGGCCGTAGGCCCGGGCCAGGTGCCCGAAGGCCGCGTGCCCCGCCACCACCAGGGTTCGCGCGGCGCACGCCCCGAGGACCCTCCGGTAGTCGGCGTCGATGGCCGCGAAGGCCGCGGCGGCGGCCGCCGCCCGGCGGGCATAGCCCGCGGCGCCTCCGGGGTCCAGGGCGGCAAGCGCCTCGGCCAGACGGTGGACGAAGGCCCGGTCCCAGCCGGGGTCCAGCCAGACGTGGGGGTCTGCGTGGCCCCCGGGCCGGTCCGGCAGTGCGGAGAGGACGCGGCCCTTGCCCCCCGCCGCGAGATCCCGCAGCCACGGCTCGAGGCCACCGCCCACCGCCACCACGAGGTCCGCCCGGCGGAGCCGTTCCATGTCGCCCGGGCGGGGCGACCAGGCGTGGGGCCCGGCCCCCGGCGGAAGGAGCAGGGTGACCTCGGCCCCGGGGCCTGCCACCATCTGCGCCATGTCGCGGAGGGGAAGGATGCTGGCCACGATACGGAGGGGGGCGGCCGGGGCCGGCACCGGGAGGCAGAAGGCGGCCAGCACCGCCAGCAAGAGCGGCAGGGGGGCGCGGCTCAGGGGGCTTCGGGGCATGCTCGGGACCTCCTCCGACAAGAGCATACCGCCTCCGGATGCGGCCGGGAAGGGCCGCTGCCGCGGGGATCTCCGCCGCGCCCGCTTGACAGGCCCGGGGGAGTCCATTAGCTTGCTTCGGTTCCGGTATCGGCGAATGCCGCCCGCCGGGCAATACGCCATGTTCGACAACCTGAGCGACCGCCTCGAGTCCGTCTTCAAGCGCCTGAAGGGCTACGGCCGTCTCTCCGAGGACAACATCCAGGAGGGCCTGCGGGAGGTCCGCCTCGCCCTCCTCGAGGCCGACGTCAACTTCCGCGTGGTCAAGGACTTCGTCGCCCGGGTGCGGGAGCGGGCCGTGGGGCGGGAGGTCATGGAGAGCCTCACCCCCGCCCAGCAGGTCGTCAAGATCGTCCACGACGAGCTGGTGGCGCTCCTCGGGGGGCGAAACCGCCAGCTGGACCTCTCCGGGCGCCAGCCCGCGGTGCTCCTCCTGGTGGGGCTCCAGGGCTCCGGCAAGACCACCACCGCGGCCAAGCTGGCCCGGTGGCTCCTGTCCAAGGGGCGCGCCCCCTACCTCGTGCCGGCGGACGTCTACCGTCCCGCGGCCGTGGAGCAGCTCCGGGTCCTCGGGGAACGCATCGGGGTCCCCGTCCATCCCACGGACACCTCGCGCCCGCCCGTGGAGACCGCCCGAGAGGCCGTGGCCCGGGCGGGGCTCCAGGGCCTCGATACCGTCATCGTGGACACCGCCGGCCGCCTCCACGTGGACGAGGCCCTCATGGGGGAGCTCCGGGACTTGAAGGCCCGCCTCGAGCCCCAGGAGATCCTCCTGGTGGCCGATGCCATGACGGGCCAGGACGCGGTGAACATCGCGGGCAAGTTCGACGCGGACCTCTCACTCACCGGGGTGATCCTCACCAAGGTGGAGGGCGACGCCCGGGGCGGGGCCGCCCTCTCCATCCAGGCCGTCACGGGCACGCCCATCAAGTTCGTGGGGGTGGGGGAGAAACTCGACCAGCTGGAGCCCTTCCACCCCGAGCGTATCGCCGACCGCATCCTCGGCATGGGGGACGTCCTGACCCTCATCGAGAAGGCCCAGGCCACCATGGACCGGCGCCGGGCCCAGGAACTCCAGGAAAAGCTCCGGAAGGACGCCTTCACCCTGGAGGACTTCCGCGATCAGCTCCGCCAGCTCCGCAGGATGGGGAGCCTCGAGCAGGTCCTTTCCATGATCCCGGGGCTCGGCGCCCAGCTCAAGAAGGCCAAGGGCCTCATGCCCGACGAGCGGGAACTCGTCCGGGTCGAGGCCATCATCGATTCCATGACCCCCGCCGAGCGGCGCAACTACCGGGTCATCAACGGGAGCCGCCGGCGCCGGATCGCCCGGGGCAGCGGCACCACCGTCCAGGACGTCAACCGCCTGCTCAAGAACTACGCCCAGATGGCCAAGATGTTCAAGAAGATGCGCAAGGGCGGGTTCCGGAACTTGCCCCAGGGGATGCTCCCCTGGTAGAATCGCTTACCTTCGGGCTTCACCGGTGGATACCGGGCGAATGAGCCGACGAACGCACACCACATTCAAGACGAGATGGCCCGGCGAGGATCGCCCCCATGGAGGGGCACCCGGGGCGGTACCGCCGCCCGCGCCTCTTCGCGGGGCCATCGTGATCGGAGGACGTTGAGAGCCATGGCAATCCGAATCCGCTTGGCCCGCCTGGGCCGCAAGAAGCGCCCCTTCTACCGGGTGGTGGCCGCCAACAGCGAGGCGCCGAGGGACGGGCGTTTCCTCGAGATCCTCGGCACCTACGACCCCCTCAAGGATCCCGCCGAGGTGAAGGTCGACGCCGACCGTCTGGAGAAGTGGCTCGGGCGCGGCGCCGAGCCCACCCAGACGGTGCGGAGCCTCTTGGCCCGGGCGGGTCTCCTCCGCTAGCCGGGCCGCCGCCCCGCGGTGCCGGCCCCCCCGGCCGACCCAGCGGA
This genomic interval from Dissulfurirhabdus thermomarina contains the following:
- a CDS encoding glutamate synthase-related protein yields the protein MTSSPVRERDACAIIALVDKRGRATHANIVQTIDALRKMGHRSGDIHGEGDGCGISADIPRAIWARRLDRAGLSPHLAESEGFFVGHFLLPAAIRGEARRVKGRVRRLFAARGAELLLELEGRTRDGELGPRARSEAPLFWQVAGTIPDESRQASARRLFRLQMAIEEAVPDLHIASLSLDNVVFKLRGLPELLPRVFPELLDPGMRSVITLGHSRYSTNTLPTVERAQPFSLLGHNGEINTIERLRSTGRVMGIEPVPGGSDSQDLNRVIEGLANLYDLDILEALEMVFPAIHTEVERGPGEIRPVYDFYRWFFPCSAQGPAAVVARYGDVCMGSVDALGLRPLWFGESDYDYFLSSEKGVVDLKRTMRDPRPLAPGEKVAILGGRGRRAEVLDYSAIQRRLARLMENRRRARRYLADFHRVEVLGDDGNRRSAGAVAKKVLGEGLAAPARLKNENAMAAFGWQKYDLEIRRRVTLSGREVIGSMGHTGPLAAFVPEALPNVADFFKENVAVVTNPAIDREREAEHFTTRTILGSRPDIKGDKRRPPLAMELRNPLLLGGGSLDGLLDARTVRSIAREFGTAPLEDVLAFFTSGGRDPGRVRVLDITFQVEGEGIRDRLEALAREAKRAVRAGAVVLLLDDTRTFRGGRVYIDPAVALAYVGERLVQWGLRRETSLVVRSGAIRNLHDVMFLLGLGADALNPYLLWRSALDFGGEKLTPAEVVRRNMAVLQKGIEKVMSTMGIHELCGYGRIFSSIGLAPELARIMQMPNFCPSEEVGLGFARMEAAARRRLERAGAPEPTPVYAEPARNPRVGRVLRSVALGKKGYLEMAEELARIEEEVPTGLRHVLRVKTVPEDQAVPMDEVDISVGRHDMPMVIAAMSFGSQGENSFRAYAEAAKKVNIICMNGEGGEIPDMLGRYRHNRGQQIASGRFGVFMGLLNSADYLEIKIGQGAKPGEGGHLPGTKVSEMVARARHCKPGITLISPSNHHDIYSIEDLAQIITELKTANPGAKVSVKIPVTSGVGTIAVGIAKAGADIVNLSGFEGGTGAAREHAKRFVGLPGEVGVSEAHRSLVESGLRDKVELWVDGGIRSGHEVLRMILLGADRVGLGTVALMGVGCISCRRCHLDRCPRGISTQLRSREEAEAKGVKGFSPRVVDVEAENLARLLRAIGDEIRWWMGRMGQRRLRDLVGRTDLLEQYRMADRVDAAGILRRPGPACQPEECLRPGAARRPLNHLTRLISDIAMERFRRGETEVVYTDEGVRSTDRAVGTYLAGAMEREFGHPPGRRARLWLSASVPGNGLCAFNTEGVDAVVEGGAQDGPVKGSFGGTLAILKGCNLLGERVDGSTGKSHAYGAISGLSIVQNMADSRACIRMSGADAVFGARITEPVRDGEGNIASRAHLKGFAFEYMTGGRAVVLGDPGPWMCAGMTGGVIYQCLYPEFGFDRAALQRRLARGANVAIRAMDAAGLADVRELLGRYIEVLEGSFQVEEAAAVRALLKAARRRFVRVVPKALRPPSAE
- a CDS encoding outer membrane beta-barrel protein — protein: MTRRIVFGLLGLVSFVIGMTGAAGAGADWADRSYFAGQLGAFVPGDDLDDADLHTRTAFLLSYGYHLTPTLSVEGAAGYAAAHGDHSRFYPVVGYTDVDMNLAVLPLTVSLVGHLPLGRLELEGGGGVGLYYAYFDGDLDNFWWDHRTFNDSDFVTGVHLEAAVTYRFASRFSAGISARRWWTQEAGFHDSVHGVAVRLDANLDGWVVGGRIGFQF
- a CDS encoding FlgO family outer membrane protein translates to MKRLSLLLTFFLVLCTAPARAAAPTLEAGLQDLAAQIVGGAKARKARTLAVMPFPDTDGTYTELSHYLADELVLKLFNVPGANMEVIVRSQLTNMFKELGADLLAPVSRETARALGARFGVGLLVTGSYTPLPSQMRVIAKVVDTRSGNVVYAAGTTLPMSAALAALGKRRLGAAPPPRPAPAARKAPAPKPGIRPGQVLFALDLDKYEKGQRLSAFSKTAVVLKKQGALVAVMPAGWDDLVFRNVRFTPGFRLSFDVWMGCQDGIKIRFLERGGKRVHELFFDNAADVLVFPTGAKAKFHLFGNRCDKERFKWAAMEVVYSAGLMQVFIQKEGEARRPMGQAKVDLGKPDGFALSFESATHEYEKGRYSTFVKNIKLTAL
- a CDS encoding cation diffusion facilitator family transporter, with amino-acid sequence MDEHAHCRSGGHDHGPGGYRHLERRKLLWSLAVTLVVMAAEVAGGILVHSLALVSDAGHMFTHVFALGIALVAIVAANRSPCHHRTFGLVRAEILAAFVNAIFLLLAALAIIYEAVLRFLHPEPILTLPMLAVALLGLLANVISILILHGSDRRDMNIRGVVFHMLADAISSVAIVAGAVVIHFTGWVAIDPVLSVGISLLILAWGWGLLRDSGRILLQEAPAGIDSEKVAREILRAFPEVEEIDAGRLWALTVDRLIYTAHVTLAEGAAPDLLDRIAAHLHDRFNVVETTLQERRR
- a CDS encoding metal ABC transporter substrate-binding protein; this translates as MPRSPLSRAPLPLLLAVLAAFCLPVPAPAAPLRIVASILPLRDMAQMVAGPGAEVTLLLPPGAGPHAWSPRPGDMERLRRADLVVAVGGGLEPWLRDLAAGGKGRVLSALPDRPGGHADPHVWLDPGWDRAFVHRLAEALAALDPGGAAGYARRAAAAAAAFAAIDADYRRVLGACAARTLVVAGHAAFGHLARAYGLEQQALTGRSPDARPSPRRMAELAGLARRRGVAAVFYEPGEGDRLARALAREAGVKALPLTPGVALDRADIRAGVTFLDLLRRNLRNLAAGLGCRQEPQAGAEASP
- the ffh gene encoding signal recognition particle protein; amino-acid sequence: MFDNLSDRLESVFKRLKGYGRLSEDNIQEGLREVRLALLEADVNFRVVKDFVARVRERAVGREVMESLTPAQQVVKIVHDELVALLGGRNRQLDLSGRQPAVLLLVGLQGSGKTTTAAKLARWLLSKGRAPYLVPADVYRPAAVEQLRVLGERIGVPVHPTDTSRPPVETAREAVARAGLQGLDTVIVDTAGRLHVDEALMGELRDLKARLEPQEILLVADAMTGQDAVNIAGKFDADLSLTGVILTKVEGDARGGAALSIQAVTGTPIKFVGVGEKLDQLEPFHPERIADRILGMGDVLTLIEKAQATMDRRRAQELQEKLRKDAFTLEDFRDQLRQLRRMGSLEQVLSMIPGLGAQLKKAKGLMPDERELVRVEAIIDSMTPAERRNYRVINGSRRRRIARGSGTTVQDVNRLLKNYAQMAKMFKKMRKGGFRNLPQGMLPW
- the rpsP gene encoding 30S ribosomal protein S16 — encoded protein: MAIRIRLARLGRKKRPFYRVVAANSEAPRDGRFLEILGTYDPLKDPAEVKVDADRLEKWLGRGAEPTQTVRSLLARAGLLR